Proteins from one Carassius auratus strain Wakin unplaced genomic scaffold, ASM336829v1 scaf_tig00015083, whole genome shotgun sequence genomic window:
- the LOC113074547 gene encoding choline/ethanolaminephosphotransferase 1-like, protein MSSHKRPVRVRADSDTNFSMACDPNTPGLEEGNGLLTKLMELPVARLSRQQLKKLEEHQYSSAGRSLLDPFMQGFWCWLVSKVPLWMAPNLITIVGLATNIISTLILVYYCPTATEQAPTWAYLACALGLFIYQSLDAIDGKQARRTNSSTPLGELFDHGCDSLSTVFVILGTCIAVQLGTHPDWMFFCCFVGIFMFYCAHWQTYVSGTLRFGIIDVTEVQIYIIIMYLLAAIGGTAFWKSVIPVINIQMKIIPAICTLLGAIYSCTNYFRVIFTGGMGKNGSTVAGTSVLSPSFHIGVVITLALMIYKKSSMQLFEKHPCLYILAFGCISAKLTNRLVVAHMTKSEMSLYDLAFTGPVLLFLNQYFNSFINEYCLLWVALVLSAFDLVRYCVSVCNQIATHLNIRVFSIQPPSPSRVQADSRNRH, encoded by the exons ATGAGCTCACACAAGAGACCTGTCCGTGTTCGGGCAGATTCTGACACCAATTTCTCCATGGCCTGTGACCCGAATACACCAGGTCTGGAAGAGGGCAACGGTCTCCTGACCAAGCTGATGGAGCTCCCCGTAGCCCGTCTGTCCCGACAGCAGCTGAAAAAGCTGGAGGAGCATCAGTACAGCAGTGCGGGACGGTCCCTCCTAGATCCCTTCATGCAGGGATTCTGGTGCTGGCTGGTGAGCAAAGTGCCTCTCTGGATGGCGCCAAACCTCATCACCATAGTGGGACTCGCTACCAATATCATCAGTACTCTGATACTAGTATACTACTGCCCCACTGCCACCGAACAG GCACCAACGTGGGCATACTTAGCCTGTGCTTTGGGTCTGTTCATCTACCAATCCCTGGATGCTATAGATGGAAAGCAGGCTCGACGGACCAATAGCAGCACACCTCTCGGCGAGCTCTTTGATCATGGCTGTGACTCCCTCTCTACAG TGTTTGTGATCCTGGGCACATGTATAGCAGTGCAGCTGGGTACTCACCCGGACTGgatgtttttctgttgttttgtggGCATCTTCATGTTTTATTGTGCCCACTGGCAGACGTATGTTTCAGGAACGCTGCGCTTTGGCAT AATTGATGTGACTGAGGTACAAATCTACATTATAATCATGTACTTACTGGCTGCCATTGGAGGAACGGCTTTTTGGAAATCTGTG aTCCCTGTGATTAATATCCAGATGAAAATAATACCGGCAATTTGCACTCTTCTGGGGGCCATTTACTCCTGCACAAACTACTTCCGGGTTATATTCACGGGCGGAATGGGCAAAAATGGATCTACTGTTGCA GGCACAAGCGTTTTGTCTCCATCCTTCCATATTGGAGTGGTAATAACACTTGCTCTAATGATCTATAAGAAGTCTTCAATGCAGCTGTTCGAGAAACATCCATGTCTTTACATTTTAGCATTTGgatgtatctcggccaaactcaCCAATAGACTGGTG GTTGCTCATATGACAAAAAGTGAAATGAGTCTTTACGACTTGGCCTTCACCGGACCAGTGCTGCTGTTTCTGAACCAGTACTTCAACAGTTTCATTAACGAGTACTGTCTTCTGTGGGTCGCTCTG GTGCTGTCAGCGTTTGATCTGGTTCGGTACTGCGTGAGTGTCTGTAACCAGATCGCCACACACTTAAACATCCGTGTCTTCAGCATCCAGCCTCCGTCTCCATCCAGAGTTCAGGCAGACAGCAGAAATCGCCACTAA